A single window of candidate division WOR-3 bacterium DNA harbors:
- the fsa gene encoding fructose-6-phosphate aldolase, producing the protein MKIFIDSADINEIKEVHSWGILDGVTTNPTLVAKTGKKFDTCIKEIVELVKGPISVEVISSDWEGMVKEARELAKYGEWITIKIPMTKDGLKAVKILSQENIKTNMTLVFSPNQAILAAKAGATFVSPFVGRLDDISHFGMEIIADIVQIYKNYNFKTEIIVASVRNPLHVVTAAKLGAHIVTCPYQVLELMVKHPLTDIGIKKFFEDYQKIPK; encoded by the coding sequence ATGAAGATATTTATTGACTCAGCAGATATAAATGAAATAAAAGAAGTCCATTCTTGGGGAATTTTAGATGGTGTAACAACCAACCCAACTTTGGTTGCCAAAACAGGCAAAAAATTTGATACCTGTATTAAAGAAATTGTGGAACTGGTTAAAGGACCAATTTCCGTAGAAGTTATTTCTTCCGACTGGGAAGGAATGGTAAAAGAGGCAAGAGAGTTAGCAAAATATGGTGAATGGATAACCATTAAAATACCGATGACAAAAGATGGCTTAAAGGCAGTAAAAATCCTATCACAAGAGAATATAAAAACAAATATGACTTTAGTCTTTTCTCCTAATCAGGCAATCTTGGCAGCAAAAGCCGGTGCCACTTTTGTTTCGCCTTTTGTTGGTCGTCTGGATGATATTTCTCATTTTGGGATGGAAATTATTGCTGATATCGTTCAAATCTATAAGAATTATAATTTCAAAACTGAAATAATCGTTGCCAGTGTACGTAATCCTTTACATGTAGTCACGGCAGCAAAACTTGGTGCCCATATTGTTACCTGCCCTTATCAAGTATTAGAATTAATGGTAAAACATCCATTAACTGATATCGGTATTAAAAAATTTTTTGAAGATTATCAAAAAATACCAAAATAA
- a CDS encoding nitroreductase family protein, with the protein MDVKEAILKRRAYRSLKEVGIDEKLIRDLAECASLAPSCFNNQPWRFVFVYDKEMKEKLHTALAKGNEWAYSSSMIIAVFSKKELDCQIKGRDYYLFDTGMAVAFLMLRATELGLVAHPIAGYDEEKVKEILNIPKDMQVITLIIVGEKSEEINKTLTEKQIEFETKRPERLSLEKFVYFNIYK; encoded by the coding sequence ATGGATGTGAAAGAAGCAATTTTAAAAAGAAGGGCTTATCGTTCGTTAAAAGAGGTAGGGATTGATGAAAAATTAATAAGAGATTTAGCCGAATGTGCCAGTTTAGCCCCTTCTTGTTTTAATAACCAACCTTGGCGATTTGTCTTTGTTTATGACAAAGAAATGAAAGAAAAATTACATACTGCTTTAGCCAAAGGCAATGAATGGGCATATTCTTCATCAATGATTATTGCGGTTTTTAGCAAAAAAGAGTTAGATTGTCAGATAAAAGGTAGGGATTATTATCTTTTTGATACTGGTATGGCGGTTGCCTTTTTGATGTTGAGAGCCACTGAACTTGGTTTAGTTGCCCATCCAATTGCTGGTTATGATGAAGAAAAAGTGAAAGAGATATTAAACATCCCCAAAGATATGCAAGTGATTACTTTAATTATTGTTGGTGAGAAATCAGAAGAGATAAACAAAACCCTAACAGAAAAACAGATTGAATTTGAAACTAAAAGACCAGAGAGATTATCCTTAGAGAAGTTTGTTTATTTTAATATTTATAAATAA
- a CDS encoding TrkH family potassium uptake protein produces the protein MKFFTTFNPARFLIQFFLILIIIGSILLYLPFSTTKGISYIDALYTATSAVCVTGLIVKNTETDFTFFGKVVILILIQLGGLGYMTITTILILLFRQKASFRDMFLVKEHTGITSFKNFRHFLLDVARVVFIFEGIGFFLLFFYFYLFQKLPLKPSIFHAVFHSVSAFCNAGFSSFGNNLSNFANHIFVPLVIAFLFISGGLGFIVWSDIYWTHLKRRNSKISLHTKLVLFTTLILILLGTFIIYILEFNNTLKDFPILNKIIISFFHSVTPRTAGFNLISVGSFRYATMVIVMLLMFIGASPGGTGGGIKTTTFLVGLLYPFYFLKGTLPERVFKRKLPISTMEKSIAIIILSLILIFISSFFITLIEKNINFIEILFEILSAFGTVGLSCGSKINNLVSLSYDFSNISKIIIILVMLFGRVGVINILRLFIKERREHIDFPEEEISVG, from the coding sequence ATGAAATTTTTTACTACCTTTAATCCGGCAAGGTTTCTTATCCAATTTTTTTTAATCCTAATAATCATCGGTTCTATTCTGCTTTATTTACCGTTCTCAACAACAAAAGGAATTTCTTATATTGATGCCTTATATACCGCTACTTCGGCGGTATGTGTTACTGGCTTAATTGTTAAAAATACTGAAACAGACTTTACCTTTTTTGGCAAGGTTGTTATTTTAATATTAATTCAACTTGGTGGTTTAGGTTATATGACAATTACCACAATCTTAATCTTGCTCTTTCGCCAAAAGGCAAGTTTTCGGGATATGTTTTTGGTAAAAGAACATACAGGAATCACTTCTTTTAAAAATTTTCGTCATTTTCTTTTGGATGTTGCTCGAGTTGTCTTTATTTTTGAAGGTATTGGCTTCTTTTTACTTTTTTTCTATTTTTATCTATTCCAAAAATTACCTTTAAAACCTTCTATCTTTCACGCAGTTTTCCATTCGGTATCGGCATTTTGTAATGCTGGTTTTTCTTCTTTTGGGAATAATCTTTCTAACTTTGCTAACCATATTTTTGTACCTTTAGTTATTGCCTTTTTATTTATCAGCGGCGGTTTAGGATTTATCGTTTGGAGCGATATTTATTGGACTCATCTAAAAAGAAGAAATTCTAAAATTAGTCTTCATACAAAACTTGTCCTTTTTACCACCTTAATTCTAATTCTTTTAGGAACTTTTATAATTTATATCTTAGAATTTAATAATACTTTAAAAGATTTCCCTATTTTAAACAAGATAATTATCTCTTTTTTCCATTCGGTGACACCAAGAACTGCTGGTTTTAATCTTATTTCGGTTGGTAGTTTCCGTTATGCCACAATGGTTATTGTTATGCTTTTAATGTTTATTGGTGCTTCACCCGGTGGAACTGGTGGTGGAATAAAAACAACCACTTTTTTGGTTGGCTTACTTTATCCCTTCTATTTTCTAAAAGGAACACTCCCAGAAAGAGTTTTTAAAAGGAAATTGCCAATTTCAACAATGGAAAAAAGTATCGCGATTATTATTCTTTCTTTAATTCTTATTTTTATAAGTAGTTTCTTTATTACCTTGATTGAAAAGAATATTAACTTTATAGAAATCCTTTTTGAAATCTTATCCGCCTTTGGAACTGTCGGACTTTCTTGTGGTTCAAAGATAAATAACTTAGTTTCCCTTTCTTACGACTTTTCTAATATTTCCAAGATAATTATAATCTTGGTAATGCTTTTTGGTCGTGTTGGCGTAATTAATATATTAAGATTATTTATTAAGGAAAGAAGAGAACATATTGATTTTCCCGAAGAAGAGATTTCGGTTGGTTAA
- a CDS encoding 1-deoxy-D-xylulose-5-phosphate synthase N-terminal domain-containing protein yields MPLIDSKTGKIIKTYTVEELKEIANYLRGLNLVCLAAAGSGHSGGTLSIMDITTALYLHVARLDPKEPFWEDRDRIIWSTGHKAPALYLGLGIAGFYPVEDVVKLRKLYSPYQGHPHWLKLPGVEFSTGSLGQGLSIGVGVAYAGKLKNKDYYVYVLNGDGEFQEGNIWEAVMEAGHFKLDNLVSILDKNRLQIDGWVEEVMNIDPVKDKFEAFHWHVIEIDGHNMEQILWAFEEVKKIKGKPKLIIAHTIKGKGVSFMENKAEWHGKAPTVEQMWQGLKELGLDKKIDVERLFKIAEDYQKEATKKLMAKVPKITKKDYFWNRQPIMKVEMKATRFGFGEALAEVGDDPRIVCIGADISDSITISHFYKGKPERLKRWIEVGIAE; encoded by the coding sequence ATGCCTTTAATTGACTCAAAAACAGGGAAAATAATTAAAACCTATACTGTGGAAGAATTAAAAGAAATTGCTAATTATTTAAGAGGGCTAAACTTAGTTTGTTTAGCAGCAGCAGGTAGCGGCCATAGTGGCGGAACTTTATCAATAATGGATATCACCACTGCCTTGTATTTACATGTTGCCCGTCTTGATCCTAAAGAACCTTTTTGGGAAGACAGAGATAGAATTATCTGGTCCACGGGGCACAAAGCTCCAGCTTTATATCTCGGTTTAGGAATTGCTGGTTTCTATCCTGTGGAAGATGTCGTTAAATTAAGAAAATTATATTCTCCTTATCAAGGACATCCTCATTGGCTAAAACTACCGGGCGTGGAATTTTCAACAGGTTCTTTAGGACAAGGACTTTCCATTGGTGTGGGTGTTGCTTATGCTGGTAAATTAAAAAACAAAGATTATTATGTTTATGTATTAAATGGTGACGGAGAATTTCAAGAAGGAAATATATGGGAAGCGGTAATGGAAGCCGGTCATTTTAAATTAGATAATTTAGTTTCAATTTTAGATAAAAACCGCCTACAGATCGATGGCTGGGTAGAAGAAGTGATGAATATTGATCCCGTAAAAGATAAATTTGAAGCCTTTCATTGGCATGTGATTGAGATCGATGGCCATAATATGGAACAGATTCTTTGGGCTTTTGAAGAGGTAAAGAAAATAAAAGGAAAACCAAAATTAATCATCGCCCATACAATAAAAGGGAAAGGTGTTTCTTTTATGGAAAATAAAGCAGAGTGGCACGGAAAAGCCCCTACGGTGGAACAAATGTGGCAAGGATTAAAAGAATTAGGATTGGATAAAAAGATTGATGTGGAAAGATTATTTAAGATTGCCGAAGATTATCAGAAAGAGGCAACAAAGAAATTGATGGCCAAAGTTCCAAAGATTACTAAAAAGGATTACTTCTGGAACCGCCAACCAATTATGAAAGTGGAAATGAAAGCAACAAGATTTGGATTTGGCGAAGCCTTAGCCGAAGTGGGCGATGACCCAAGAATTGTCTGTATTGGCGCTGATATATCTGACTCAATTACTATTTCCCATTTTTATAAAGGAAAACCTGAAAGATTAAAGAGATGGATAGAAGTCGGTATTGCTGAAC
- a CDS encoding MFS transporter, whose amino-acid sequence MIKIIKIRNFLFLTLSSTLSQFGDRLTHMLLITLIAEISKGKVFTYSQASLTFTLPVLILSPFCGVLVERWEKRKVMFFAHLIQFFLLIFTPILIILLKTYYVIFFSLFLFFLIDLFNNTAKPALLPSLVKKEDLLVANSLDQTFIRIATVLGMVVGGFLIKWVGWQFGFVINAFTHLSAGLFVLGISYYEIKKGFLEKEESLTLLISKSSRIFYNDLKELFFYMRKSKTVLFVLFSIFLTTAIASISYTILIYLIQQVLKLGTSGVGIFAGILAMGMIVGALILGFFKKVENKKNLIIFGIFILGFFFMVGIYLIKVSFMVIIGLIAGITFSIITVAQNTILQEEVEKDIRARIFSTKEFITNASFILTSLPIGLLSDLTSYKFMLFILGIFLMAIAILLKILIK is encoded by the coding sequence ATGATAAAAATTATAAAGATAAGAAATTTTCTTTTTTTAACTCTCTCTTCAACCCTTTCTCAATTTGGCGATCGACTTACTCATATGCTTTTAATAACTTTGATTGCGGAAATTAGCAAAGGAAAGGTATTTACTTATTCCCAAGCAAGTTTAACTTTTACTTTACCGGTATTAATTCTTTCTCCTTTTTGTGGTGTTTTGGTAGAAAGATGGGAAAAAAGAAAGGTTATGTTTTTTGCCCATTTAATCCAATTTTTTCTATTAATCTTCACACCAATTTTGATAATTCTTTTAAAAACTTATTATGTAATTTTCTTCTCTTTGTTTCTTTTTTTCTTAATTGACCTATTTAATAATACTGCGAAACCGGCTCTCTTGCCTTCGTTGGTAAAAAAGGAAGATCTACTTGTTGCTAATTCTTTAGATCAAACATTTATAAGGATAGCGACCGTTTTGGGAATGGTTGTTGGTGGCTTTTTAATAAAATGGGTGGGATGGCAATTTGGTTTTGTTATTAATGCCTTTACCCATTTAAGTGCGGGACTTTTTGTTTTGGGAATTAGTTATTACGAAATAAAAAAAGGGTTTTTAGAAAAAGAGGAAAGTTTAACTCTTCTAATTTCTAAATCTTCAAGGATTTTCTATAATGATTTAAAAGAATTATTTTTTTATATGAGAAAATCAAAGACCGTTCTATTTGTTTTATTTTCCATATTTTTAACAACGGCAATTGCGAGTATTTCTTACACAATTTTAATCTATTTAATCCAACAGGTTTTAAAGTTGGGAACAAGTGGAGTGGGAATATTTGCTGGTATTTTGGCAATGGGTATGATTGTTGGTGCTTTAATATTAGGATTTTTTAAAAAAGTTGAGAATAAGAAAAATTTAATAATTTTTGGTATTTTTATTTTGGGTTTCTTTTTTATGGTTGGGATTTATTTAATCAAGGTTTCTTTTATGGTAATTATTGGGTTGATTGCCGGAATAACCTTTTCAATTATTACTGTTGCCCAAAATACTATTTTGCAAGAAGAGGTGGAAAAAGATATTAGGGCAAGGATTTTTTCCACAAAAGAATTTATTACTAATGCCAGTTTTATCTTAACTTCTTTACCGATTGGACTTTTGAGTGATTTAACTTCTTATAAATTTATGTTATTTATCTTAGGAATTTTCTTAATGGCAATTGCTATTCTTTTAAAAATTTTAATTAAATGA